In a single window of the Rhodoferax saidenbachensis genome:
- a CDS encoding sugar ABC transporter ATP-binding protein, giving the protein MTQQPQAQPVLELSGVAKHFGSVQALRGVDLRLFAGEVHALMGQNGAGKSTLIKVLTGVYQADQGEMRLLGRSIRAASPVDAQHLGISTVYQEVNLCANLSVAENIFAGRYPRKGARGAWAIDWARMHAEAAALLARLNLDIDVTQTLSSYSVAVQQMVAIARGLSISAKVLILDEPTSSLDDEEVERLFGVLRQLRDQGLAILFVTHFLDQVYALCDRITVLRNGELVGEYPAAELGHSALIAAMVGRDMVAGLAPVSSAQADATAQAPAVLTVTGLARRGQVKPMDLTLHRGEVVGLGGLLGSGRTELARLLFGLDRSDAGAMTLQGDTVRMDSPATAIKLGLGLCPEDRKAEGIIAELSVRENIALALQARQGLWPFISMAQQVAMAEHYVKALGIKTASIDTPMGQLSGGNQQKAVLARWLATKPCLLILDEPTRGIDIAAKQEIMNEILTLARDGMAVLFISSEMEEVVRVSDRIVVMRDRAKVGELPGGSADHAVYAMIAGQA; this is encoded by the coding sequence ATGACCCAACAACCACAGGCCCAACCGGTGCTGGAGCTCTCCGGTGTGGCCAAGCACTTTGGCAGTGTCCAGGCCCTGCGCGGCGTGGACCTGCGCCTGTTTGCCGGCGAAGTGCATGCCCTGATGGGCCAAAACGGCGCGGGCAAATCCACGCTGATCAAGGTGCTGACTGGCGTGTACCAGGCCGACCAGGGCGAGATGCGCCTGTTGGGTCGCAGCATCCGCGCAGCCTCGCCCGTGGATGCGCAGCACCTGGGTATCAGCACCGTGTACCAGGAGGTCAACCTCTGCGCCAACTTGTCGGTGGCGGAGAATATTTTCGCCGGCCGTTACCCGCGCAAAGGCGCGCGCGGCGCCTGGGCCATCGACTGGGCCCGCATGCATGCCGAGGCCGCTGCACTGCTGGCACGCCTCAATCTGGATATCGATGTCACGCAGACACTCTCCAGCTACTCGGTGGCGGTGCAACAGATGGTGGCGATTGCCCGGGGCCTGAGTATTTCGGCCAAAGTATTGATCCTGGATGAGCCTACTTCGAGCCTAGACGATGAAGAGGTGGAGCGCCTGTTTGGTGTGTTGCGCCAGTTGCGTGACCAGGGGCTGGCGATTCTGTTTGTCACCCACTTTCTGGACCAGGTCTACGCGCTGTGTGACCGCATCACCGTGCTGCGCAATGGTGAGCTGGTGGGCGAATACCCCGCAGCCGAGCTGGGTCACAGTGCGCTGATTGCGGCCATGGTCGGGCGCGACATGGTGGCAGGGCTGGCACCCGTTTCCAGTGCGCAAGCCGACGCGACGGCGCAAGCCCCTGCGGTGCTTACCGTGACCGGTTTGGCACGGCGCGGGCAGGTGAAGCCGATGGACTTGACGCTGCACCGCGGTGAAGTGGTGGGCTTGGGCGGCCTGCTGGGCTCGGGGCGTACCGAGCTGGCGCGTTTGTTATTTGGCCTGGACCGCAGCGATGCGGGCGCCATGACGCTACAGGGCGATACCGTGCGCATGGATTCCCCCGCCACGGCCATCAAGCTGGGCCTAGGCCTGTGCCCCGAGGACCGCAAGGCAGAGGGCATCATTGCCGAGCTTTCGGTGCGTGAAAACATTGCACTGGCGCTGCAGGCGCGCCAAGGCCTGTGGCCTTTCATTTCCATGGCCCAACAAGTCGCCATGGCCGAGCACTATGTGAAGGCGCTGGGCATCAAGACCGCCAGCATCGACACCCCCATGGGCCAACTCTCGGGCGGCAACCAGCAGAAGGCAGTGCTGGCGCGCTGGTTGGCCACCAAGCCCTGCCTGCTGATACTGGACGAACCGACCCGCGGCATCGACATCGCGGCGAAACAGGAAATCATGAACGAAATTTTGACGCTGGCCCGCGATGGCATGGCTGTGCTGTTCATCTCGTCCGAGATGGAAGAGGTGGTGCGTGTCTCCGACCGCATCGTGGTGATGCGCGACCGCGCCAAGGTCGGTGAGCTGCCCGGCGGCAGTGCCGACCATGCGGTCTACGCCATGATTGCGGGGCAAGCATGA
- a CDS encoding ABC transporter permease, whose product MSSTKKLPLWKRAQAHSLFWPLATLALILAVNASLNPGFWVLQWRDGHLYGSLIDILNRAAPLMLVSLGMTLVIATRGIDISVGAVVAISASVAALMIGGTLVINNGVPTHVSRFPMPLAIGCALLAALACGLWNGLLVAKIGLQPIIATLILMVAGRGIAQLVTGGQIVTVYYAPYFFIGNGFLWGLPFALFIAAAVYVLVHLAVTRTALGLFIQAIGINPAAARLAGVRERLISVCVYAFCGLTAGIAGLIISSNVKSADGNNAGNLMELDAILAVTLGGTLLTGGRFSLAGSLIGALIIQTLTSTIYSIGVPPEINLVVKAAVVFVVMLLQSADFRQAVRGWVVRPQAANKGGQA is encoded by the coding sequence ATGAGCAGCACCAAAAAACTTCCGCTGTGGAAGCGCGCACAGGCGCACTCCCTGTTCTGGCCGTTGGCCACACTCGCGCTGATCCTGGCCGTCAATGCCAGCCTGAACCCCGGCTTCTGGGTGCTGCAATGGCGTGACGGCCACCTATATGGCAGCCTGATCGACATCCTGAACCGTGCCGCGCCGCTGATGCTGGTGTCGCTGGGCATGACGCTGGTGATTGCCACGCGCGGTATCGACATTTCGGTGGGTGCGGTAGTGGCCATCAGTGCCTCAGTGGCCGCACTCATGATTGGCGGCACACTGGTCATCAACAACGGTGTGCCCACGCATGTGAGCCGCTTTCCCATGCCGCTGGCGATTGGCTGCGCGCTGCTGGCCGCGCTGGCCTGCGGGCTGTGGAACGGTCTGCTGGTCGCCAAGATCGGCCTGCAGCCCATCATCGCCACGCTGATCCTCATGGTGGCCGGGCGCGGCATTGCGCAGCTGGTCACGGGCGGGCAAATCGTCACCGTGTATTACGCGCCGTATTTCTTCATTGGCAACGGCTTTTTGTGGGGCCTACCGTTTGCGCTGTTTATTGCGGCGGCGGTGTATGTGCTGGTGCACCTGGCGGTCACGCGCACGGCGCTGGGCCTGTTTATCCAGGCCATCGGTATCAACCCCGCTGCGGCGCGCCTGGCCGGTGTGCGGGAGCGGCTGATCAGCGTGTGTGTGTATGCGTTCTGCGGTCTGACCGCAGGCATTGCGGGACTGATCATCAGCTCCAACGTGAAGAGCGCCGATGGCAACAACGCCGGCAACCTGATGGAGCTGGACGCGATTCTGGCGGTCACGCTGGGCGGCACGCTGCTCACCGGCGGTCGCTTCAGCCTGGCTGGCAGCCTGATCGGCGCGCTGATCATCCAGACGCTTACCTCCACCATCTATTCGATCGGCGTGCCGCCCGAGATCAACCTGGTGGTGAAAGCCGCCGTGGTGTTTGTGGTCATGCTGCTGCAGTCGGCCGACTTCCGCCAGGCCGTGCGCGGTTGGGTGGTTCGCCCCCAAGCGGCCAATAAGGGAGGCCAGGCATGA
- the yjfF gene encoding galactofuranose ABC transporter, permease protein YjfF, which yields MKLEPKYMPLAATVSLFAAMVVFGSVSYTGFFSAQAFLNLLIDNAFLVIVAVGMTFVILTGGIDLSVGSVVALSTMVLAALVEKQHWSLWVAIPLVLLMGTLFGGFMGWLIQRFRLQPFIVTLAGMFLARGLCYLISIDSISITDETYTGMAQMRIPVWGDAFLSLSAVLALLVLVAAIFIARSTEFGRTVYAIGGSEHSATLMGLPVARTTVLVYTLSGFCSALGGVVFTFYMLSGYGLHAVGLELDAIAAVVIGGTLLSGGVGYVAGTLFGVLTLGIIQSLIMFDGSLSSWWTRIVIGALLFVFCVLQRVFETRRKQG from the coding sequence ATGAAGCTGGAACCCAAATACATGCCACTGGCCGCCACGGTGTCGCTGTTTGCGGCGATGGTGGTGTTCGGCTCGGTGTCGTACACCGGCTTCTTCTCGGCCCAGGCCTTTTTGAACCTGCTGATCGACAACGCCTTCCTGGTCATCGTGGCGGTGGGCATGACCTTTGTCATCCTGACCGGAGGTATTGACCTGTCGGTGGGCTCGGTGGTGGCGCTCTCCACCATGGTGCTGGCCGCGTTGGTGGAAAAGCAGCACTGGAGCTTGTGGGTCGCGATTCCGCTGGTGCTGCTCATGGGCACACTATTTGGCGGCTTCATGGGCTGGCTGATCCAGCGCTTTCGGCTGCAGCCCTTTATCGTCACGCTGGCAGGTATGTTTCTGGCGCGCGGGCTGTGTTACCTGATCAGCATCGACTCCATCAGCATCACCGACGAGACTTACACCGGCATGGCCCAAATGCGCATACCCGTGTGGGGCGATGCCTTCCTGTCGCTCAGCGCTGTGCTGGCCTTGTTGGTGCTGGTGGCCGCGATCTTCATTGCCCGTTCCACCGAGTTCGGCCGCACGGTGTATGCGATTGGTGGCAGTGAACATTCGGCCACACTGATGGGCCTGCCGGTGGCGCGCACCACGGTGCTGGTTTACACGCTGAGCGGCTTTTGCTCGGCGCTGGGCGGCGTGGTGTTCACCTTCTACATGCTGTCGGGTTACGGCCTGCACGCCGTGGGGCTGGAGCTGGACGCGATTGCCGCCGTGGTGATCGGCGGTACGCTGCTCAGCGGCGGTGTGGGGTATGTGGCGGGTACGCTGTTTGGCGTGCTGACGCTGGGCATCATCCAGTCGCTGATCATGTTCGACGGGTCCTTGAGCTCCTGGTGGACACGTATCGTTATTGGCGCGCTGCTGTTTGTATTCTGCGTGCTGCAACGGGTCTTTGAAACCCGGCGCAAGCAAGGCTGA
- a CDS encoding methyl-accepting chemotaxis protein, with protein MDNHATSGFSLGTIKARLIFSYLILALAVVLVSMMAIRNLSTAQANFEHQVTVVEKETALLVTLFDAVNARAVAARNIVLLDDAAQIAIETKSIEVSFERINTSMKSLKTALAAEGAGAADLLRKVEAIEAIETRYAVVATEIVKTALAGNRELASKKIATECRPLLMSLVAAVESAKKEIRDIGERDVATSLAQNQSLRMQMFLAIAVALVVAGVLAAVMTRKITRPISQAVAIAQTVAAGNLTSHIDVSASDETGQLLRALRTMQEGLVTVVSSVRNGSESVSTASSEIAQGNHDLSARTEQQASALEETAASMEELNSAVQQNADSARQANQLAQSASAVAVQGGEVVGQVVTTMKGINDASHKISDIISVIDGIAFQTNILALNAAVEAARAGEQGRGFAVVASEVRSLAGRSAEAAKEIKQLISTSVERVEQGTTLVDKAGETMTEVVASIRRVTDIMGEISAASTEQSAGVSQVGEAITQMDHTTQQNAALVEQMAAAASSLKGQASELVQTVAVFKLAMA; from the coding sequence ATGGACAACCACGCCACATCCGGTTTCAGTCTTGGGACCATCAAGGCCCGTCTCATCTTCAGTTACCTGATCCTGGCCCTGGCCGTGGTGCTGGTTTCAATGATGGCGATTCGCAACCTCAGCACCGCGCAGGCGAACTTCGAGCACCAGGTCACCGTGGTGGAGAAGGAGACAGCGCTGCTGGTCACCCTGTTCGATGCGGTGAACGCCCGCGCCGTGGCGGCCCGCAACATCGTGCTGCTGGACGATGCCGCGCAAATTGCGATCGAGACGAAAAGCATTGAAGTCTCGTTTGAGCGTATCAATACCTCGATGAAATCCCTGAAAACGGCATTGGCTGCGGAGGGGGCGGGTGCGGCGGATTTGCTGCGCAAGGTAGAAGCGATTGAGGCCATCGAAACCCGATACGCCGTGGTGGCCACCGAGATCGTGAAAACGGCGTTGGCGGGCAACCGGGAGCTGGCGTCCAAAAAGATTGCTACCGAATGTCGCCCGCTGCTGATGTCCCTGGTCGCTGCGGTGGAGTCTGCCAAAAAGGAAATTCGCGATATCGGTGAGCGTGATGTGGCGACTTCGCTGGCCCAGAACCAGAGTCTGCGCATGCAGATGTTCCTGGCCATCGCCGTGGCCCTGGTGGTGGCGGGCGTGCTGGCCGCCGTGATGACCCGCAAAATCACACGCCCGATTTCGCAGGCTGTGGCGATTGCACAAACCGTGGCTGCGGGAAACCTGACTTCGCATATCGATGTGAGCGCCAGCGATGAGACCGGCCAACTCTTGCGCGCGCTGCGCACCATGCAAGAGGGCCTGGTGACCGTGGTGTCCAGCGTACGCAACGGCTCTGAATCGGTGTCCACCGCCAGCAGCGAAATTGCCCAGGGCAACCATGACCTGAGCGCCCGTACCGAACAACAGGCCAGTGCCCTGGAAGAAACGGCGGCCAGCATGGAAGAGCTCAATTCTGCAGTCCAGCAAAACGCCGACAGCGCACGCCAAGCCAACCAGCTGGCCCAAAGCGCCAGTGCGGTGGCGGTCCAAGGGGGAGAAGTGGTTGGCCAGGTAGTGACGACCATGAAAGGCATCAACGACGCGAGCCACAAGATCAGCGACATCATCAGTGTGATTGATGGCATCGCTTTTCAGACCAACATCCTGGCCCTGAACGCTGCCGTCGAAGCCGCCCGCGCGGGTGAGCAAGGCCGGGGTTTTGCCGTCGTGGCTAGCGAAGTCCGCAGCCTGGCCGGACGTTCTGCCGAGGCAGCCAAGGAAATCAAGCAACTCATCAGCACCAGCGTAGAGCGCGTGGAACAGGGCACGACCTTGGTGGACAAGGCAGGTGAAACCATGACGGAAGTGGTGGCCTCTATCCGCCGGGTGACTGACATCATGGGGGAGATCAGCGCCGCCAGCACTGAGCAGAGCGCGGGCGTGTCGCAGGTAGGAGAAGCCATCACGCAAATGGACCACACCACCCAGCAAAACGCGGCACTGGTGGAGCAGATGGCCGCCGCCGCCAGCAGCCTCAAGGGTCAGGCCAGTGAGCTGGTGCAGACCGTGGCGGTGTTCAAACTAGCGATGGCTTAG
- a CDS encoding universal stress protein — protein sequence MKILLAVDGSAYSKKMLAYLSTHEALLSPVHQYTVLTIQPTLPPRARTALGKEVVERYHAEESEKVLAPVSKFLLRHGINAKTDWKVGPAGTTIAKLADAGKFDLLVMGSHGHSALGNLVMGSVATQVLAHSGVPVLLVR from the coding sequence ATGAAGATTTTGTTGGCCGTTGACGGCAGTGCCTACAGCAAGAAAATGCTCGCCTACCTGAGCACCCACGAGGCCCTGCTCTCCCCCGTGCACCAGTACACCGTGCTGACCATCCAGCCCACCCTGCCGCCGCGGGCGCGCACGGCGCTGGGCAAGGAAGTGGTGGAGCGTTACCACGCCGAAGAAAGCGAAAAGGTGCTGGCCCCGGTGTCCAAGTTCCTGCTGCGCCACGGCATCAACGCCAAGACCGACTGGAAAGTCGGCCCCGCTGGCACTACCATTGCCAAGCTGGCCGATGCCGGCAAGTTTGATTTGCTGGTGATGGGCTCCCACGGCCACAGCGCGCTGGGCAACCTGGTGATGGGCTCGGTGGCCACCCAGGTGCTGGCGCACAGCGGCGTACCGGTGCTGCTGGTACGCTGA
- a CDS encoding DNA ligase, whose protein sequence is MPVTIAPADLPAPHLQRRQLVFGLAALLPATFAWGAAASTPPALMLAKNFEAGTPLAGFWVSEKYDGVRGYWDGRQLLTRGGNPIAAPAWFTAGWPATPLDGELWAGRGQFSQAVSTVRQQTPDDAAWRAIRFMVFDLPVHSGTFAERLPALQETVARIGQTWVQAVAQSTATTAQALQTRLTETVRAGGEGLMLHRGAAHYRAQRSDDLRKLKPFVDAEARVVGHVAGQGKHAGRLGALWLELPQPDGRAPLRFKLGTGFSDPQRTDPPAVGQWVTFRYRGETAAGVPRFASFLRVAPDPAM, encoded by the coding sequence ATGCCTGTCACCATCGCCCCCGCTGATCTTCCGGCCCCCCATTTACAACGCCGCCAACTGGTGTTCGGTTTGGCCGCATTACTTCCCGCCACATTTGCTTGGGGTGCAGCCGCCAGCACACCACCGGCACTGATGCTGGCCAAGAACTTCGAGGCTGGCACGCCATTGGCCGGCTTTTGGGTCAGTGAGAAATACGATGGTGTGCGCGGTTACTGGGACGGCCGGCAGTTGTTGACCCGTGGCGGCAACCCAATTGCGGCTCCGGCCTGGTTCACCGCGGGCTGGCCCGCCACGCCACTGGACGGCGAGTTGTGGGCCGGGCGCGGCCAGTTCAGCCAGGCCGTGTCCACGGTGCGCCAGCAAACGCCGGATGATGCCGCGTGGCGCGCCATCCGTTTCATGGTGTTTGACCTGCCCGTGCACAGCGGCACGTTTGCCGAGCGCCTGCCGGCCTTGCAGGAGACCGTGGCTCGCATCGGCCAGACCTGGGTGCAAGCCGTGGCGCAGTCAACGGCCACCACCGCGCAGGCGTTGCAAACCCGGCTCACCGAGACAGTACGTGCCGGGGGCGAAGGGCTCATGCTGCACCGCGGAGCCGCCCACTACCGCGCGCAGCGCAGTGATGACCTGCGCAAACTCAAACCCTTTGTCGATGCCGAAGCCCGTGTGGTCGGCCACGTCGCGGGGCAGGGCAAACATGCGGGCCGGCTCGGCGCGTTGTGGCTGGAGTTGCCGCAGCCGGATGGGCGCGCGCCACTGCGCTTCAAGTTGGGTACGGGATTCAGCGACCCGCAACGCACAGATCCGCCAGCGGTAGGCCAATGGGTGACGTTTCGTTACCGTGGCGAGACGGCGGCGGGCGTGCCGCGGTTTGCCAGTTTCCTGCGGGTGGCGCCTGATCCGGCTATGTAA
- a CDS encoding metallophosphoesterase yields MKIQLLSDLHLEAHPHWKAHPAPGADLLVLAGDVGSYQPGSQLLDDDFGLGQFSPLHGWPTPVVFVPGNHEYDGMDFDVAHARLQATCARLGLLWLERESLEFMGVRLLGTTLWTDFDALAAEAVRGPRADHALAQQLKARDKASRAANYYLKKTGTTRDGVPWLAEGVRAQGLLCQEWLRGALATSFDGPTVAITHFAPSLRSADPRYGLTPGTAGFCNALDDLLPHAQLWLHGHLHAPSDYTAGGCRVVANPLGYARKNEQAAFVPDILIEISP; encoded by the coding sequence ATGAAAATCCAGCTTCTGTCCGACCTTCACCTTGAAGCCCACCCGCACTGGAAGGCCCATCCCGCGCCTGGCGCCGACCTGCTGGTGCTGGCGGGTGACGTGGGCTCGTACCAGCCGGGTTCGCAACTGCTGGACGACGACTTTGGCCTGGGCCAGTTCTCGCCGCTGCACGGCTGGCCCACACCGGTGGTGTTTGTGCCGGGCAACCACGAATACGACGGCATGGACTTTGACGTGGCCCACGCGCGCCTGCAGGCCACCTGCGCGCGCCTGGGGCTGCTGTGGCTGGAGCGCGAAAGCCTGGAGTTCATGGGCGTGCGCCTGCTGGGCACAACGCTGTGGACCGACTTTGACGCGCTGGCGGCCGAGGCGGTGCGTGGCCCACGTGCCGACCATGCCCTGGCGCAACAGCTCAAGGCACGCGACAAGGCCAGCCGCGCGGCCAACTACTACCTCAAAAAAACCGGCACCACCCGCGACGGCGTGCCCTGGCTGGCCGAGGGCGTGCGCGCGCAGGGCCTGTTATGCCAGGAGTGGCTGCGCGGCGCACTGGCCACATCGTTTGACGGCCCCACCGTGGCCATCACCCATTTCGCGCCCAGCCTGCGCAGTGCCGACCCGCGTTACGGCCTGACACCGGGCACGGCGGGTTTCTGCAACGCGCTGGACGATTTGCTGCCGCACGCGCAGCTCTGGCTGCACGGCCACCTGCACGCGCCCAGCGACTACACGGCGGGCGGCTGCCGCGTGGTGGCCAATCCGCTGGGGTATGCGCGCAAGAACGAGCAGGCCGCGTTTGTGCCTGATATTCTGATAGAAATCAGCCCCTAG
- a CDS encoding LysR family transcriptional regulator yields the protein MTPLNLRTFDLNLLKVFDVVMSERNLTRAAHHLALTQPAVSNALRRLREALGDDLLVRKGRGLEPTPRGLELWPAVRDTLQRLQGALLPSVFEPATATTSFELTMADATAAELLPGLVEAIATQAPGVSLRVVPLTTRDPRRLLDEGQADLAIGHFPAVMTDLTARVQAGETPSYLHHRLFVGDYVCVMRQDHPLAGGPLTLDHFCAARHLLVSFSGRAFGFIDEALAAVGRSRHVVLTVNQFFTAGKVVTHSDLLTVLPRHFVKVTGFADQLVQRELPLNVSPIQVDALWHQRKDADNAHAWLRTQIATLAAQAFPP from the coding sequence ATGACACCGCTCAATCTCCGCACTTTCGACCTGAACCTGCTCAAGGTGTTTGACGTGGTCATGTCCGAGCGCAACCTCACGCGTGCGGCGCACCACCTGGCGCTAACCCAGCCGGCCGTAAGCAACGCCTTGCGCCGCCTGCGCGAGGCACTGGGTGATGATTTGCTGGTGCGCAAGGGCCGCGGACTGGAACCCACACCGCGCGGGCTGGAGCTGTGGCCCGCCGTACGTGACACCTTGCAAAGGCTGCAGGGTGCGCTGCTGCCCAGCGTGTTCGAGCCGGCCACGGCCACCACCAGCTTTGAACTGACCATGGCCGACGCTACCGCAGCAGAACTCCTGCCCGGCCTGGTGGAAGCCATCGCCACACAGGCCCCCGGCGTTTCGCTGCGCGTGGTGCCGCTGACCACCCGCGACCCGCGCCGCCTGCTGGACGAAGGACAGGCCGATCTGGCCATAGGCCACTTCCCCGCCGTGATGACCGACCTGACCGCACGGGTGCAGGCAGGCGAAACACCGTCCTACCTCCACCACCGCCTGTTCGTGGGCGACTACGTCTGTGTGATGCGCCAGGACCATCCGCTGGCCGGAGGCCCGCTCACGCTGGACCACTTCTGTGCCGCACGCCATCTGCTGGTGAGTTTTTCCGGGCGGGCTTTTGGTTTCATCGACGAAGCCCTGGCCGCCGTAGGCCGCAGCCGCCACGTGGTGCTCACGGTCAACCAGTTTTTCACCGCGGGTAAGGTGGTCACCCACTCGGACCTGCTGACCGTACTGCCGCGTCACTTTGTCAAAGTCACCGGCTTTGCCGACCAGCTGGTGCAACGCGAGTTGCCGCTGAACGTATCTCCCATCCAGGTGGATGCGTTGTGGCACCAGCGCAAGGACGCCGACAATGCACACGCTTGGCTGCGCACGCAAATCGCCACACTCGCGGCCCAAGCCTTTCCCCCATGA